In the genome of Pyrobaculum islandicum DSM 4184, the window CTGTCTACCTCGGCTCTGTGGACGATCTTCTTGGCGTCGCCGTGAGGGTTAGGCGTCTCGTCCCGAGGCCCCTCCCCGTTAGGCAACTCGTCGCTGCGCTGGTGGACGCCCTCAGGAAGGCCTACTACGTGGCGAGCCGTTGCCGGGACTCGCCGCGTTGGAAGATACGCGCCTGGGAGGCGGCAATGGCCATAGAATACGCCGCCACCGCCCTCGCCATGTACTGGCCAAGCGCGGCTAAGAAGATACTAGACGACGGCTAGGCGTGGGGGGCTTGGGGAGGGGGGTCGTGGGTGGGCTTTGGCCGCTGTGATGGCTCTAGTGGGGGGTTGTGGTGGTGCGTGGAGGTGGCGGCTCTTTTAGCGGTTGGCTGTATCACGTAAGCGGTTGTGTGGCGTGTCTTGGTTCCCGAATTTCTGAGGGGTGGAAGCATTACCTGTGCTGTATGGAGGGCGTGGTATCTAGGGGGGCTGTTCAGTGTTTTACAGCTGTCCTGCTAGGTGGCGGGTTGCGTGGCGCTTGGCGTCGTGGGGCTTTTGGCGTATTTGGCGAGGATTTCGGCGGGGGGCGTGAGCATGATGTCTTCGGTGGTGGCTAGGTCCTGTGCCATTTTTCTTATGTTTATTTCGGCGGCGGCTGTGGCGCCGTGTTTGTCGCGGTGGATGTAGTATGTTTTGACTCCGGCGGCGCGGTCCCAGAGGGCTGAGACGAGGAGTGGGTTGTGGGTGGCGAGCACCACGTGGACGGTGGAGGTGGCCTGGGCTATGTGGTCGGCGAGCAGATCCAGGAGGAGGGGGAATATGTGCGCCTCGGGCTCCTCCAGCGCGACGACGAGGCGCCCCTCTAGGCCGTAGAGCTTGGCGTAGCTGGCGGCGGACCTCAGGGCGGCTAGGTAATACACCAACCGGAATAGGGTCTCGGATACGGAGGGCGACGTCACCTCGTAGTCGTAGTCGTAGATGGCGATGGCGCCCTCCTTGGACACCTTGAGCTCTATCTTCTCGCCGAGCCTTTCCGAAAGCGCCTCGTTGATCTCCCTCACGACGTCTGGGGTGTATCTGATGACTCGGCGTATGTTCCAGCCCAGGTCGCTTAGGATGTTGCGGGGGGTGAACCTGCCCTGGGTGGTTAGGTAGTCGTAGAAGCCGCAGTGGCCCTGTCGGCACCCCGTGGCCGGCAGGCCGTATCTGTCGTATCCGTAGAGGCGGGTCTCCACGAGGATGTCCTGGAGGGGGGCCAGGTCGCCCCCGGCGGTGAGGTACTCCATATTTATCTCGGCTGTCGCGTCTCCTGCCTTCACCTGTAGCCTTAGGCCTCGCCTGTAGTGGATGGAGACGGAGTATTTGGGCGTCTCCACGGTTGGGGTCTTGGTTAGGTCGTAGTTCCGGAAGAGGGCTCTGGGCTCTGTGTACCTGGCAACCAGTCCCAACGGCTCCAGGGCGTTTTTATCGCCGCCGTATTCCTCGTCAAGGCGTAGGAGCCTGGCGGGGTAGCCCAAGACGGCGAGGGCGTCTAGTATGTTTGACTTGCCCCCCGCCGGGGGGCCTATCAGTATGGTGAGGGGGGCTACCTCCAGCTCGGCGTGTGCGACGCTTTTGAAGTCTCTGATGACCGCCCGCATGTCTCTCCCGCCGCCCCGGTTTTTATATGAATCTCGGCGCCGTGGGGCGGCTGCCGGCCTCCGGCGGCTTCTCTAGGGGTTCTGCCCCCTTTCCTGCCTTAGGAGGTGTCTGCCCTTTCTGGTGAGGCGGTAGTAGACGTGGCGTTTCTGCACCTCGTGGCTTGTGGCGGTCCGTTTGTGGGTTTTGCCGCTCTGCCCGCTCGACGAGACCCATGGCCTCCAGCTTTTCCAAGATCTGGAGTCTGTAGGGGAGGTCTGTGTTTACCGCGGGCTTGAGGTGGCGGAGGACGGCCAGCTTCTCCACTGGTGGTGGCCGGCTTGTACAGGTTGCCTCCCGCGTCGCGCCGCGCTGGGGGGTTGGCTTGGGCCGCCGGGGGGTTGGGTGTGTTTACTCTAGTTCGCGGGGGCCTTGGGCTTTTTCGAGTTTGCCCTGGAGTAGGGCTTGGAGTGCCTCTTCTATGGGTATTAGGCCTCTTCTCGGCGGGTAGTAGTACACCTCTATGCCGGCGGCTTGTAGGTGTCTATATGCGCCGTGGCCTACCGAGAGGGCTACTACGGCTTGGACGCCTCTTGCCTTGAGCATCTCCACCACGGCTCTCCCGCGGCCGCCGCCTTCTTGGCCCGGCGGGTGGGGGTTCTGGAGCACCTCGACTATTTCGTATCTGCCGGCTTCGGTTCTGGCTAT includes:
- a CDS encoding AAA family ATPase is translated as MRAVIRDFKSVAHAELEVAPLTILIGPPAGGKSNILDALAVLGYPARLLRLDEEYGGDKNALEPLGLVARYTEPRALFRNYDLTKTPTVETPKYSVSIHYRRGLRLQVKAGDATAEINMEYLTAGGDLAPLQDILVETRLYGYDRYGLPATGCRQGHCGFYDYLTTQGRFTPRNILSDLGWNIRRVIRYTPDVVREINEALSERLGEKIELKVSKEGAIAIYDYDYEVTSPSVSETLFRLVYYLAALRSAASYAKLYGLEGRLVVALEEPEAHIFPLLLDLLADHIAQATSTVHVVLATHNPLLVSALWDRAAGVKTYYIHRDKHGATAAAEINIRKMAQDLATTEDIMLTPPAEILAKYAKSPTTPSATQPAT
- a CDS encoding NifB/NifX family molybdenum-iron cluster-binding protein → MLVAVPAVESGGKYYMSPHFGMAAKFVIARTEAGRYEIVEVLQNPHPPGQEGGGRGRAVVEMLKARGVQAVVALSVGHGAYRHLQAAGIEVYYYPPRRGLIPIEEALQALLQGKLEKAQGPRELE